The stretch of DNA TGCAGGGCAATATCCCGCTCGTGGGTGACCAGCACTATGGTGGCTCCGCCCCGGTTTAAATCCTGAAAAATTGCCATGATTTCTTCCCCGGAGCGAGTATCCAGGTTGCCCGTAGGCTCATCGGCCAGCAGTACCGCCGGTTGGTTGACCAAAGCCCGGGCTATGGCCACCCTTTGCACCTGGCCTCCGGATATCTGGTTGGGACGGTGGTTGAGTCGGTCGGCCAGCCCCACCCGCTGAAGGGCAGAGGTGGCTCTCTTCACTCTTTCCCGGGCATCTATCCCGGCATACAACATGGGCAGTTCCACATTGCGCAGGGCGGTCATCCGGGGCAGCAGGTTAAAGTTTTGAAAAACAAAGCCTATTTTCCGGTTGCGCACCCTGGCCATGCCGGTATCATCAAGAGTGCTTATTTCAATGCCGTCCAGTTTATATGAGCCGGAGGTGGGAGTATCCAGACAGCCCAGGAGGTTCATCAAAGTTGACTTGCCGGAACCGGACGGCCCCATTATGGATACAAACTCGCCGCCCTTGACTTCGAGGTTCACGTCTTTTAACGCCGCCACCGGTTGCGCCCCGGTGCTGTATATTTTAGTTAAATCGGACACTTGAATCATCATGTAGTTCCTCCGGCTGCAGGCACATTATTTAATGCTGAAACTTTGGCGCCATCCATTAGAAAGTCACCCGGACTCACAACCACGGTGTCGCCTTCCTTAAGCCCGGATTTAATTTCCGTGTATAGTTCAACATTCAGGCCGGTTTCCACTGTTTTCTCCCTGGCAGTACCGTTTTCCACTACATAAACTTTACTTTTACCGTCTTTTTCCACCACAGTTTCATATGGTACCACCAGGGCCTTTTCTATATCCACCGTGGTAATGGTCAAATCAACGGTATAGCCCGTACGAAGGCCCTCGGAGTCACCGGTTATCCTGACAATCACCGGCACTTCGATCTGGCTGCCCTGATTCCCGGTTTGAACCAGGGCGCCGGGGGAAACACTGTGCAGTACCCCGGCATACTCACGGTCCGGCAGCGCTGCGGCAGTAACTATAACTTGCTGCCCGGTCTTCAACCTGCCGCTGTCCGCCTCGCTGACCCCGGCGGTTACTTCCACTTTGTCCGTATTTCCGATGGTAATAAGCCTGGTGCCGGGATTGACGTGATCCCCCTCGGCCACTTCCACGGCGATGACAACGCCGTCCATTTCCGCCGTGAGGGTGGTTCTATCAAGCTCCTGCTGGGCCAGTTCCATCTGGATGCGGGCCTGCTCCACCTGCGCTTCAAGGGAGGCCAACTCCGGGCCCGTGGGACCGGACTCCTTGATTTTCAGCCTGGCGTCAGCATTTTTGTATTCCGTTTCCTTTGCTATCAGCTCAAGCTCCGCTGCCTCCAGTTCCTGGGCGCTTATAGCATTCTGATCATACAGCTGTTTAGTTCTCTGGTATTTCTTTTGGGCGTTTTGGTAGTCGGCCCCGGCTTTTTTATAGTCGGCCCTGAGCTGAGCAATCTCCTCCGGCCGGGGATTAAGCGCGTTTTCCAGGTTGGACTGCTGCACCGCGTAGTTGGCTTTGGCGTTGCTAAGCTTGTCCCCTAGATCATCGATGTCTAAGAGCCCGAGCACCTGGCCCTTATGTACTGTTTCACCCGGATTGACATTTATTTTCTTCACCGTTGTTTCTTCGTAGCTGTAAAACTCCTGTTTTTCCACCAGCCTCACCCGCCCGGTGGCGAAAACATTGTCCTGAACGGGTTTTATCTCCGCCCGGGCTGTTTTTACAGGTATTCCTGCGGGTTTTTTGTTTTTAATGATGATGAAGGCAACAGCAGACACGACAAGGCCAAGGACTAGCGCCCCGGCCAAAAGCTTCTTCCACGACATTTTTGCTAACTTTTGTTTTAATGATGGTAACATTTGATCTCTCCCTTTATAACAAGTTACAACTAGCATTGAATATTGCTATGATAATATAAGACTAATCAATCACCGCCCCCTGAAAATATTCCCCCTAATACTTTAGACACAGCAAAAGACTGGTTTCTTTCAACCAGTTAAAATATTTTTTATATTTTTAGGAGATATTTGACCGTACGCATGGAAAAACTAAATTTAAATTCATTTACAATAACAATACTACTATAGCGACTGCACCGGGTAATTAGCCTATAAGCCTGTTTCTTTTGCGGAAAAGTAGTATTGCCTGAAATTTTTTCATTGTGGGTTCTACAAAACCAGTTTATTTATTTAATAGACGAAATTACATATCGTCAAGTTCCCAAGTTTACAGTTAATGAAATGGATAGCATGAGTGAGGGATTTTGTATCCCGTCTTAAAACACATTTTCATCATCAATATTTATTAGCATTCACTAATTTGGAACAATTAACAGCATTACATCGTCAAATATAATTGAGATTTGCACTTGTTAAAGGAGTATCAATATCATGACTAAAAAGGTTTTGGTTATGGGAGTTATTTTTATATTGTTTCTGTCTGTACAAGCATATAGCTTTGCAGCAATTAGCGATCAGCCTGCAATTGAGCTGGATGGTACTAAAATTAAAGCTGCCGCCTATAT from Desulfoscipio gibsoniae DSM 7213 encodes:
- a CDS encoding ABC transporter ATP-binding protein, translated to MMIQVSDLTKIYSTGAQPVAALKDVNLEVKGGEFVSIMGPSGSGKSTLMNLLGCLDTPTSGSYKLDGIEISTLDDTGMARVRNRKIGFVFQNFNLLPRMTALRNVELPMLYAGIDARERVKRATSALQRVGLADRLNHRPNQISGGQVQRVAIARALVNQPAVLLADEPTGNLDTRSGEEIMAIFQDLNRGGATIVLVTHERDIALHTSRIIHFRDGRLVADEKVETPLDAVEQLRNLGPGEENESRAGEKSASSVFLSPETIPHAQTVSDSDTGRGETQ
- a CDS encoding efflux RND transporter periplasmic adaptor subunit; protein product: MLPSLKQKLAKMSWKKLLAGALVLGLVVSAVAFIIIKNKKPAGIPVKTARAEIKPVQDNVFATGRVRLVEKQEFYSYEETTVKKINVNPGETVHKGQVLGLLDIDDLGDKLSNAKANYAVQQSNLENALNPRPEEIAQLRADYKKAGADYQNAQKKYQRTKQLYDQNAISAQELEAAELELIAKETEYKNADARLKIKESGPTGPELASLEAQVEQARIQMELAQQELDRTTLTAEMDGVVIAVEVAEGDHVNPGTRLITIGNTDKVEVTAGVSEADSGRLKTGQQVIVTAAALPDREYAGVLHSVSPGALVQTGNQGSQIEVPVIVRITGDSEGLRTGYTVDLTITTVDIEKALVVPYETVVEKDGKSKVYVVENGTAREKTVETGLNVELYTEIKSGLKEGDTVVVSPGDFLMDGAKVSALNNVPAAGGTT